The following coding sequences lie in one Pseudorca crassidens isolate mPseCra1 chromosome 2, mPseCra1.hap1, whole genome shotgun sequence genomic window:
- the LOC137210472 gene encoding LOW QUALITY PROTEIN: heat shock 70 kDa protein 12B-like (The sequence of the model RefSeq protein was modified relative to this genomic sequence to represent the inferred CDS: inserted 1 base in 1 codon): MLAVPEMGLQGLYSGSSPEQSPVPSPPGSPRTQESCGIAPLTPSQSPKPEARAPQQAPFSVVVAIDFGTTSSSYAFSFASDPEAIHMMREQELRMKWEGGDPGAAHQKTPTCLLLTPEGAFHSSSYTARDYYHNLDPEEARDWLYXEKFKMKIHSATDLTLKTQLEAVNGKKMPALEVFAHALRFFKEHALQELRDQCPSLPEKDTVRWVLTVPAIWKQPAKQFMREAAYLAGLVSREDAEQLLIALEPEAASVYCRKLRLHQLVDLSSRAPGSECLGESHSIDPSFRQAREQLRRSRHSRTFLVESGVGELWAEMQAGDRYVVADCGGGTVDLTVHQLEQPHGTLKELYKASGGPCGAVGVDLAFEQLLGRIFGEDFISTFKTQRPAAWVDLTIAFEACKRTAGPHRAGALNISLPFSFIDFYRKQRGHNVETALRRSSVNFVKWSSQGMLRMSCEAMNDLFQRTVSGIIQHIEALLARPEVQGVKLLFLVGSFSESAVLQHAVQAALGARGLRVVVPHDVGLTILKRAVLFGQAPGVVRVRRSPLTYGVDVLNRFVAGRHPPDKLLVRGGRRWCTDVFERFVAAEQSVALGEDVLRSYCPARPGQRCVLINLYCCVAQDARPGLRKCGELSLELEPAEGGPHAAGAPPSRREIRTAMQFGDTEIKVTAVDVSTNRSVRAAIDFLSN; the protein is encoded by the exons ATGCTGGCTGTCCCGGAGATGGGCCTGCAGGGGCTGTACAGCGGCTCCAGCCCAGAGCAGTCTCCAGTGCCCAGCCCACCCGGCTCCCCAAGGACCCAGGAAAGCTGTGGCATTGCCCCCCTCACACCTTCACAGTCTCCAAAGCCTGAGGCCCGAGCCCCCCAGCAGGCCCCCTTCTCTGTGGTAGTGGCCATCGACTTCGGCACCACATCCAGTAGCTATGCCTTCAGCTTTGCCAGTGACCCTGAGGCCATCCACATGATGAGGGAGCAGGAGCTGAGGAT GAAATGGGAGGGTGGGGACCCAGGTGCGGCCCACCAGAAGACCCCCACCTGCCTGCTGCTGACCCCAGAGGGTGCCTTTCACAGTTCTAGCTATACAGCCCGTGATTACTACCACAATCTGGACCCTGAGGAGGCTCGTGACTGGCTCT TTGAGAAGTTCAAGATGAAGATCCACAGTGCCACTGATCTCACCTTGAAGACCCAGCTAGAAGcggtaaatggaaagaaaatgcctGCCCTGGAGGTGTTCGCCCATGCCTTGCGCTTCTTCAAGGAGCATGCCCTTCAGGAGCTGAGGGACCAGTGCCCATCGCTGCCAGAGAAGGACACTGTGCGCTGGGTGTTGACAGTGCCTGCCATCTGGAAACAGCCAGCTAAGCAGTTCATGCGAGAGGCTGCCTACTTGGCCGGACTGGTGTCAAGAGAGGATGCAGAGCAATTACTCATCGCCCTGGAACCTGAGGCCGCCTCTGTCTACTGCCGCAAGCTGCGTCTGCACCAGCTCGTGGACCTGAGCAGCCGAGCTCCAGGCAGTGAGTGCCTGGGCGAGAGCCACTCCATTGATCCCAGCTTCCGTCAGGCCCGAGAACAGCTTCGAAGGTCCCGCCACAGCCGCACGTTCCTGGTGGAATCGGGTGTCGGAGAACTGTGGGCTGAGATGCAAGCAGGAGACCGCTACGTGGTGGCAGACTGTGGGGGAGGCACAGTGGACCTTACCGTGCATCAGTTGGAGCAGCCCCATGGCACCCTCAAGGAGCTCTACAAGGCATCTGGTGGCCCCTGTGGCGCGGTGGGCGTGGACCTGGCCTTCGAGCAGCTGCTGGGCCGCATCTTCGGCGAGGACTTCATCAGCACCTTCAAAACGCAACGCCCAGCAGCCTGGGTGGATCTGACTATAGCCTTCGAGGCCTGCAAACGCACCGCAGGCCCACACCGTGCGGGGGCGCTCAACATCTCGCTGCCATTCTCGTTTATTGACTTCTACCGCAAGCAGCGAGGCCACAACGTGGAGACAGCCCTGCGCAGGAGCAGCGTGAACTTCGTGAAGTGGTCCTCACAGGGGATGCTCAGGATGTCTTGTGAGGCCATGAACGACCTCTTTCAGCGCACGGTCAGCGGGATCATCCAGCACATAG AGGCGCTGCTGGCGCGCCCCGAAGTGCAGGGCGTGAAGCTGCTGTTCCTGGTGGGCAGCTTCTCAGAGTCGGCAGTGCTGCAGCACGCGGTGCAGGCAGCACTGGGCGCCCGCGGCCTCCGCGTGGTGGTTCCGCACGACGTGGGCCTCACCATCCTAAAGCGCGCGGTGCTCTTCGGGCAGGCTCCGGGCGTGGTTCGGGTGCGCCGCTCGCCGCTCACGTACGGCGTGGACGTGCTCAACCGCTTCGTGGCTGGGCGCCACCCGCCCGACAAGCTGCTGGTTCGCGGCGGCCGCCGCTGGTGCACCGACGTGTTCGAGCGCTTCGTGGCCGCCGAGCAGTCGGTGGCCCTGGGCGAGGACGTGCTGCGCAGCTACTGCCCGGCGCGCCCAGGCCAGCGGTGCGTGCTCATCAACCTGTACTGCTGCGTCGCCCAGGACGCGCGCCCGGGCTTGCGCAAGTGCGGCGAGCTCAGTCTAGAGCTCGAGCCCGCCGAGGGAGGCCCCCATGCCGCTGGCGCGCCCCCTAGCCGCCGCGAGATCCGTACTGCCATGCAGTTTGGCGACACCGAGATTAAGGTCACTGCCGTCGACGTCAGCACCAATCGATCCGTGCGCGCCGCCATCGACTTTCTTTCCAATTGA